One region of Chanodichthys erythropterus isolate Z2021 chromosome 24, ASM2448905v1, whole genome shotgun sequence genomic DNA includes:
- the LOC137014928 gene encoding intelectin-like, with protein MFFGILLSLALSLCCCDAKCTMFVETGASCNIITDTNSNQELKKLQDRIKYVARSCKEILDKYQVYEDGLYYLTSPRGVLYQTFCDMTTAGGGWTLVASVHENNMYGKCTVGDRWSSDQGSNANRPDGEGTWANKVTFGTAEAATSDDYKNPGYFEITAQDVSVWHVPNNMVMENWSTASILRYHTENRFLTQHGGNLFNLFKKFPVSFGIGTCKTDNGPAIPIVYDTGNVDSTKKLYGPNTRAIFEPGFITFRVFNNEKAAMALCSGVKPTGCDTEHFCVGGGGHFPEAVPRQCGDFPSFDWDGYGTNTGWSASKEITEAAVLLFYR; from the exons atgttttttgggaTCCTTCTCAGTCTCGCACTGAGTTTATGCTGCTGTGATGCTAAATGCA CTATGTTTGTAGAAACAGGAGCATCATGTAATATAATTACTGATACCAACAGCAACCAGGAGCTTAAAAAACTTCAGGACAGAATTAAATATGTTGCTCGAAGCTGCAAAGAAATTCTTGATAAATATCAAGTTTATGAGG ATGGCCTGTACTATCTGACCTCACCAAGAGGGGTCCTTTACCAGACGTTTTGTGATATGACCACTGCGGGCGGCGGCTGGACGCTGGTGGCTAGTGTTCATGAAAATAACATGTATGGAAAGTGTACTGTTGGTGATCGCTGGTCTAGTGATCAGGGCAGCAACGCAAACCGGCCTGATGGAGAAGGAACATGGGCAAACAAAGTCACATTTGGAACTGCAGAGGCCGCTACAAGTGATGATTATAAG AATCCTGGATACTTTGAAATTACAGCACAGGATGTGTCTGTGTGGCATGTTCCTAATAATATGGTGATGGAAAACTGGAGCACTGCCTCCATCCTGAGATACCACACTGAAAATCGCTTCTTAACTCAACACGGAGGAAACCTTTTCAATTTATTCAAG AAATTCCCTGTGAGCTTTGGAATCGGGACTTGCAAAACTGATAATGGACCTGCTATTCCAATAGTGTATGATACTGGAAATGTGGATTCTACCAAAAAACTGTATGGACCTAATACAAGAG caatatTTGAGCCTGGATTCATCACATTCAGAGTCTTCAACAATGAAAAGGCAGCCATGGCACTTTGTTCGGGCGTTAAACCAACCGGTTGTGACACTGAACAT TTCTGTGTTGGTGGAGGTGGACACTTTCCTGAGGCGGTCCCTAGACAGTGTGGGGACTTTCCGAGTTTCGACTGGGATGGCTATGGTACTAATACAGGATGGAGTGCTTCCAAAGAGATAACTGAAGCAGCTGTACTTCTTTTTTATCGCTGA